The DNA region GCGGCTCACCGCCGGTGAGGTCTTCGACCACAAGGGCGAGTTCTACGACCTCACGAACGCCGGTGCGAGCCTGCGCGAGCTCACCCCGGTCCAGCCGGGCGGCATCCCGCTCTGGTTCGGCGGCAGTTCGGCGGCCGGCATCGAGATGGCCGCCCAGCACGTGGACGTCTACCTGACCTGGGGCGAACCGCCGCACCTGCTCAAGGAGAAGCTCGACCTGGTCCGCGAACGCGCCGCCGCGCACGGGCGGACGCTGCGGATCGGGCTGCGGCTGCACCTGATCGTCCGCGACACCGAGGACGAGGCGTGGGCCGCCGCCGACCGGCTGCTCGACGTCACCAGCGAGGCCACCTACGCCCGCCAACTCGGCGGGGCCCGGGGTGAGGACGGGGTCGGCTGGCAGCGGCAGTTCCGCCAGCACGGCGGCAAGGTCCCGGCCCGGGCACGGGAGTTGGAGGCCTACCCGAACCTCTGGCCGGGCATGAGCCTGTTCCGTCCGGGCCCGGGGACGGCGGTCGTCGGCTCGACGGCCCAGGTGGTGGAGCGGCTCCAGGAGTTCGAGTCGCTCGGCGTGGACACCTTCATCCTCTCCGGCAACCCGCTGCTGGAGGAGGCCCACCGGGTCGCCGAGACGGTGCTACCGGCGCTGGGCGTCAACCGGCGGTAGCACCCCCGGCAGAAGCGGGAACGGCATCGGCGAGGTCAGTGCCAGCTGACGGGCGAAGCGGGCGATGGCCCTGAGCAGATAGGTCCGCACTGCGGCTCCCGGGGTTTCGACGGACGCGTACGGACGGTCCAACGACGGCGCCGCCCGGTCGGTCACGCACCAGTGGCCGACCGGGCGGCGCGCGCCGGGTACCGCCCGGCGCGCCACCTGCGAACCCGCCGCCCGCCCGTCCCGCGCGCCCGTCCGCGGGCCCGCAGGCCCGGGAGCCGGCGCACCCGGGAGCCCGCCGGACCGCGGACCGGTCAGCTGCTCAGCGCGTCGATCTCCGCGAGCTCCTCCGCCGTCAGCGGACCGCCCGCCAGCGCGTCGATGTTCTGGTCCAGCTGCTTCACGCTGCTGGCCCCGATGATCACCGACACCACCCGCGGGTCCCGCAGCACCCACGACAGCGCCAGCTGCGCCAGGGTCTGGCCGCGCCGCTCCGCGACCTTGTTCAGCGCCCGCAGCTGATCCAGCTTCCGGCCGGTCAGCGCCTCCTCCTTGAGGAAGTGGCCGACCGACATGCGCGAACCCGCCGGCACCTCGCCCGAGAGGTAGCGGTCGGTCAGCAGGCCCTGGGCGAGCGGCGAGTAGGCGATCAGGCTGGTCCGGGTGTCGCCGACCGCGTCCAGCACCCCGTCCTCGACGTACCGGTTGAGGATCGAGTAGGCGCACTGGTTCATCAGCACCGGCGTACCCAGCTCGCGCAGGATCGCCACCGCCTCCCGGTGCTGCTCCGCCGGGTAGTTGGAGATGCCGGCATACAGGGCCTTGCCCGCGCGGACCGCCGAGTCCAGCGCCCCCATGGTCTCTTCGAGCGGGGTGTCGGCGTCGTAGCGGTGCGAGTAGAAGACGTCCACGTAGTCCAGGCCCATCCGGCCCAGCGACTGGTCCAGGCTGGCCAGCAGGTACTTGCGGCCGCCGCCCTCGCCGTACGGGCCGGGCCACATGTCGTAGCCCGCCTTGGAGGCGATGAACAGCTCGTCCCGGTACGGGCGGAAGTCCTGCGCGAACAGGTGGCCGAAGTTGCGCTCGGCGCTGCCGTACGGCGGGCCGTAGTTGTTCGCCAGGTCGAAGTGGGTGATGCCCCGGTCGAACGCCCGGCGCAGGACCGCCCGCTGGACGTCGAGTGGCTGGGCGTCACCGAAGTTGTGCCACAGGCCCAGGGAGACGGCCGGCAGCAGCACGCCGCTGCGGCCGGCCCGGCGGTAGGTCATCGAGGCGTAGCGGTCATCCGCGGCGAGGTAGCTCATGCGGGACATCCTGCCAGGTCGGGCCCGTCCGGCCGAGGGACTTGCCGCGCCCGCGCCGCCGTCGGTCCGCCGACCCTTGCCGTGCTCCGGCGCCGGTGCCTATGCTCGCGGTGGATCGTGTGTGTGCGAGGCGAAGAGGGGGAGCCGGATGTCCGTCCGAACCACTCTCCTGCGCTGTTGTCGCCCCCGCAGCACTTCGCGCTGACCCGGCCCGAGTTCCGGCCTCCGCGCGATCCCGCCCCCGGTGCTGCCCTGGCGTGAGCGGCCGGTCCCGGGCGGCTCCGCCGGGCCGCCGCGCCGGCCACCCCGCCTCGTCGAGCCGCACCCGGCCACCGTCCGACGGCTGTTCGGCCCCCGCCCCGCCCCCGGCCCGCCTCCTTCCGGCCCCCTCCGGTCCCGTCGATCCCATCGGCGCCGACGCATCGGAGCGCCGGGCACCGGCTGCCGGAGCACCGGAGTGCCGACGCCCCGGGCCTCATGGGCCGAGGCCTCCCGGGCCGTCCCGACGAGCACCCACCGAGCGCCAACAAGGAGACCGCCGTGCGGTTCACCGTCTCGTCCCTCGTGTCCAACGGACCCGACCCCGTCACCGGCGTGCAGCGCACCCCGTACGAGAAGCTGCACAACGTCATCGACCAGGCCGTCACCGCCGAGCGGCTCGGCTACGACGGCTACGGGGTGGGGGAGCGGCACGGCGAGCCGTTCCTCTCCCCGGCGCCGCCCGTACTGCTGAGCGCCGTCGCCGCCCGCACCTCGACCATCCGGCTGTTCACCACCGTCACGGTGCTCTCCGTCCTCGACCCGGTCCGGGTCGCGGAGGACTACGCCCTGGTCGACCAGCTCTCCGGCGGGCGGCTCGAACTGATCATCGGCAAGGGCAACGACCCGCGCCACTTCGACCTGTTCGGCCTGCCGGAGGAGCGGCAGTGGGACGCGCTGGCCGAGAACTACGGGCTGCTGCGCCGGCTCTGGCGGGAGGAGAAGGTCAGCTGGGAGGGCACCACCCGGCCGGCGCTGACGGAGGTCACCACCTGGCCGCGGCCCCACCAGGACCCGATCCCGGTCTGGCACGGCAGTGCCACCAGCACCCAGTCCACCGACCTCGCCGCCCGCTACGGTGACCCGCTGTTCTCCGCCAACTCCTTCCATCCGCTGGCCAAGTACAAGGCGCTGGTCGACCACTACCGCGAGCGCTGGGAGCACTACGGCCACGCCCCGGAGGACGCCCGGGTCGGCACCGGCTTCGGCGGACTCTTCATCGCGCGGCGTTCGCAGGACGCGGTCGAGGGGTTCCGCCCGTACTGGGACGCGCTGTTCGCCTCGGCGGCGGGCAGGCACAACAACTCGCCGTTCGAGTCGCTGGAGGACGCGCTGGAGCGCGGATCGGCCCTGGTCGGCAGTCCGCAGCAGGTGATCGACAAGATCCACCGGTACCACGAGGCCTTCGGCAACGAGGTGGTCGGGATCGGCGTGGACGCGCTCACCGAGGAGGTCCAGCACGAGCAGCTGGAGCTGTTCGCGAGCGAGGTCGCCCCGGTGGTCCGGCGCGAGCTGCCGTCCGTCCGGCCGTGACGGCGGCCGCGCGCCGCCGGCCGGCGCCCCGTCACCGGCCCGCCGCCGGCCGCCGGTGACCGCCCCTCGGCTGTCCGTTCCCGCCCGTTCCCGCCCAGGTGATGGTGACGCAGTGTGACACCCGGTGGCCGTGCGAGGTGACGCGCGCCACCGTCCCGCGGTGAATGCCGCGTGGTGTTCCTGGGGACGACGATCAAGCAGGGCCGTGGACCGCCGGGGGGCGGCCCACGGCCCTCCTCGCGTCCGACGCCCGGCCGGGGCTCTGTACCTACCGGTATGTACATCTGTACCTATCGGTAGGTACAGTGATCCGCATGGCAACCCAGGACCGCCTCATCGAGAGCACCCAGGAACTCCTCTGGGAGCGCGGCTACGTCGGTACCAGCCCCAAGGCCATCCAGCAGCACGCCGGTGTCGGCCAGGGCAGCATGTACCACCACTTCGACGGCAAGCCCGACCTCGCCGCCGCCGCCCTGCGCCGCAGCGCCGAGCAGATGCGCGCCGTCGCCGAGGCCGACCTGGCCGGCCCCGGCACCGCGTACGAGCGGATCGCCGCCTACCTGCACCGCGAACGCGACGTGCTGCGCGGCTGCCGGATCGGGCGGATGGCCCAGGACCCGGAGGTGGTCGCCGATCCCCGGCTGCGCGCCCCCGTCGAGGAGACCTTCACCTGGCTGCGCGGCCGGATCGCCGAGGTGATCGCCGAAGGGCGGGAGGCCGGTGAGCTCCACTCCGCCGCCGACCCGGCCGACACCGCCGCCGCCGTGGTCGCCGTCGTCCAGGGCGGCTACGTGCTCGCCCGCGCCGCCGAGAGCGCCGAACCGTTCGAGCGGGCGGTGCGCGGCGCCCTCGCCCTGCTCGCCGCCCACCGGACCGGGTGACCGGAGCCCCCGCCCCGCCCCCGCCCCGCGACCGGCTGTCCCACCGCCCGCCGCCCGCCGCCCCAGGGAGTCCCCGTGCACGCCATGCAGTACGAGATCACCCTCCCCGCCGACTACGACATGGCGATCGTCCGCCGCCGGATCGCCGCCAAGGGCCACCTGCTCGACGACCACCCGGGCCTCGGGCTCAAGGCCTACCTGGTCCGCGAGCGAGGTCTGGACGGATCACCCGTCAACCAGTACGCGCCGTTCTACCTCTGGCGCACCCACGAGGGCATGAACGGCTTCCTCTGGGGCCCGGGATTCCGGGGCCTGAGCGCGGACTTCGGCCGCCCCGCCGTCCGGCACTGGCTCGGCGCGGGCCTGCGCCGCGGCACCGCGCCGGGAACCCCCGCCACCGCCACCCGGCAACTGGACCGCATCCCCGAGGGCGCCGATCCGGCCGAGGCCGTCGAACGGGCCCTCGCCGGACTGCCCGACCACCCCGGGCTGCACACGGCCGCCGTCGCCGTCGACCCGTCCCGCTGGGAACTGCTGCGCATCGCCCTCTGGCGCGGCGCGGCCCCCGAGGACGTGCCCGGCACCCGCTACCGGGTGCACCACCTGTCCGGCCCCGAACTCGACCGGCTGCCCGCCGGCCGCCACTGGTGAGAGGACCGCCCCGCCCGATGGCCACCGCCGACCACGCTCCCGCCGACCACCTGCCCGCCGACCACCCGCCCGCCGGCGACGCCCCCGCGGACCCCGGCCGCACCGGCCTCACACCCGCCGCGCTCGACCGGGCCGCCGGCTACGCCCTGCTCGACCGGCTCGCCGATCCGCGGACCAGGGCGGGCACCCTCGGCCCGCTCGACGAACTCGCACCCGGCTTCCCCGACTGGATCGTCACCGCCCTCTTCGGCGGCACCTACCAGCGGCCGGGGCTCACCCTGCGCGACCGTCAGGTGGCCAACCTGGCCGCCCTCACCGCGCTCGGCGGGGTCGAACCGCAGCTGGCCGACCACGTCCGCAACAGCCTGCGGATCGGCCTGACGAGGGAGGAGGTCACCGAGGTCCTCGTCCACCTCGCGCCCTACGTCGGTGTCCCCAAGGCCCTGGCCGGACTGCGCGTCGCGGCCGCGACCTTCGCCGAAGCGGGCGCCGAAGCGAGAACGGACACCGACGCGGGAACGGGCGCGGACACGGAGTCGGGCGCGGGCGCGGAGGCAGGGGCGGGTTCCCGCACCGGGGTCGGGGCGGCGTGAACACCGTCCGCCCCTCGGTCCGGACCGTCCTCGGCGACATCGACCCCGCCGACCTCGGCACCTGCGACGCGCACGACCACCTGTTCCTGCGCAGCCCCCGGCTGCCCGGCGAGGAACTCGACGACCCGGCCGCCGCCGGATCGGTGCTGCGGACCTTCGCGGCGGCCGGCGGCCGGGCGATGGTCCAGTGGACCCCGTACGGAATGGGGCGCCGGGCCGACGCGCTCGCCGACCTCTCCCGGGCCTCCGGCGTGCACCTGGTCGCGGCGACCGGGCTCCACCAGGCCGTCCACTACGACCCGGTGGAGCTGGAGCGGCGCTACGACGGGCTCGCCGAACTGTTCACGGCGGAGCTCACCACCGGACTGCGGGGCGCGCCCGCGGGGGTCCGGGCCGGACTGGTCAAGGTGGCGGGCGACTACCACGGCCTCGGCCCGCACACCCGCCGCGTCATGGCCGCCGCCGCCGAGGCGCACCACGCGACCGGTGCGCCGATCGCCGTGCACCACGAACTCGGCACCGCCGCGCCCGAGGTGCTCGACCTGCTCTGCGGCGGCCACGGCGTCGATCCGCGGCGGGTGATCCTCGGCCACCTCAACCGCCACCCCGACCTGCGGCTGCACCGGGACCTCGCCGCATCGGGCGCCTTCCTGGCCCTGGACGGTCCCTCCCGCGCCAACCACGCGACCGACCACCACCTGTTCGACACCGTCGCCGCGCTGGTGGAGGACGGCCGTGCGGACCAGGTGCTGCTCGGGGGTGACACCACCACCGGGTCCGCCCGTCACGCCCCCGGCCCGGCGCACCTCCTCACCGCCCTCGCGCCGCGGCTCTCCCGCGAGTTCGGCCGGGAGCTCCCGGAGCGGATCCTCGTCGACAACCCGGCCCGGGCCTTCGCCGCCGAGTGGCGGCTCCGGGGCGGGTGACGGGGGCACCCGCTCCGGAGCCGCGCCCCGGGGCGCGCCGTCTCACATGTGCGTGCCGCCGTCGATCCGGATCTCGGTCCCGGTGACGAAGGCGCCGTCCTCCGAGGCCAGCATGGCGATCACGCCGGCGACCGTCTCCGGGCCGGCGAAGCCCCGGCCGAGGGCGGGGGAGAGCTTGGCGAGCAGGCCGAGATCGGCGTCCGCGGGCAGGCCCGGGTCGTTGGTCATGCCGCTGTCGATGCTGCCCGGCGCGACGCAGACCGCGCGCAGGCCCCGCCCGGCGTACTCGGCGGCGATCGCGTGGGTGAAGGACTGGATGCCGCCCTTGGTCGCGGCGTACGCGGCCATGTAGGGGTGGGCGAAGGTCGCGGAGGTGGAGCTGAAGTTCACCACCACGCCCCGGCCGCCCGCGAGCAGGGCGGGCAGTGCCTCGCGGGTCATCAGGAACGTGCCGGTCAGGTTGACCGCGATCAGCCTGTTCCAGAAGTCCAGGCCGGTCTCGTGGGTGTGCGAGGAGCGCAGGATGCCGGCCGCGTTGACCAGGACGTCCAGCCCGCCGAGCCCGGCCACGGCCCCGGCGACCCCGGTGCGGACGGCGGCCTCGTCGGACACGTCGAGCGCGGCGGTGGTGAGGCGGCCGGCGGTGCCGTCCGAGGCCGCCCGCTCCAGGGTGCCCTTGAGCCCGTCCTCGTTGACGTCGACGGCGACGACCCGCCCGCCCTCGGCGAGGATCCGGTGCACGGTGGCCCGGCCGATGCCCGAGCCGCCGCCGGTGACCAGGACGTTCCGTCCGGTGAAGCGCTCCATGGTGGTACTCCGTTCCGTTCGTGGTCTCGCGACCTCATTGGCACCGTATGCCTATGTGGCACGTCATGCCAAAAAGGCCTGACGTGTCACTCATGCTGGATGTGCCGTGCCGACGCGACGTGCCAGAGGGATCGCCGCCCGCGTACCCTGACCCCGTGACCGGACGCCCCACCCTCAACCAGCGCCGCCGTGAGATCACCCGGCTGGAGATCGCCCGCGCGGCCGCCGCGCTCTTCGCCGCACGCGGGGCCGAGGCGACCACCGCCGAGGAGGTCGCCCACGCCTCGGGCATCTCGCTGCGCACCTTCTACCGCTACTTCTCGGAGAAGGAGGACGCCGTCGCGCCGCTGCTCGCGGCCGGCGGCGAGCGCTGGGTGCGGCTCTTCGCCGACGGCTCGGCGGGCCTGCCGGTCCGCGAGGCGCTGGAGCGCTCGGCGGCCGAGTCGCTGACCCCGCCCGACGCGGACGCCGTCGAGGCCATGCAGTGGACCCGCGACCTGCTCCGCGACCCCCGGCTCGCCTCGGTCTGGCAGCGGGTGCACGCCGACTCCGAGGAGCGGCTGCGCGCCGCGATCGCCGCCCGCTGCCCGCAGGGCACCGACGCGCTGGAGATCCGGCTCGCCGCCGCCGCGGCCACCACCGCCATCCGGGTCGCGCTGGAGCAGTGGGCCGCCTCCGGGGCCGCCCCCACCGGCCCCGGCTCACCCCGGGAGCTCGGCGCCCGCTGCATGCGGGAGCTCACCGCGGGCCTCGGCCTCTGGGCCCGCGTCAGCTGACGGACCCCCAGCCGCGGCGCGGCGGAGACCCTCCCCGCCGTCCGCGCCCTTCCCCGGTACGCGCCCCTCCCGCCGTCCGCGCTCCGGCGCCTGCCGGTCCGGCCGCGCCCCGTACCTCCCCGCGCGCATCCCCCGCTCCGCCGAAATCCCGTGCTCCGGCGGCCCCTCGTCGCCCGGTCCCTCCCCGGAGCCCCCCGCCCGCGGCGGCGCCCGGCGTGCGGACCCGCGTTCGGCCACCGTTCTCCGGCGCTTCGGCCACGGGTGGCCGACGCGTCGCCGGGTGCGCGCCTCCTACCGGAGACCGAGGCGATTACCGCTGGTCGGCGGGTCCGGAGCCCCGCCGCGGACCGCTAGGGTGGGTGGTCGCGCCCCGGCGACGGCCCCGTTGCGAACGGGGAACCAGGGCGGCCCTCCCGGGTGTCCTTCCCCCGGGGGCGGGGGAGTACGAGGCGTGGGAGCAAACAAGACATGGGTCTGACGAGCCACAAGGTGCTGGCACTGACCGTCCTGATCGCCGTCGCGGCGATGGCCGGGACGGTCTGGCTGTGGCCGAGACTGTCGAAGCGGACGTGGCAGGCGGTGCTCGGCCGGATCGGCGCGCTGTGCGCGACCCAGCTCACCGTGCTCGCCGCGCTGGGCCTGGTGGCCAACAACTACTTCGCCTTCTACAGCAGTTGGGACGACCTGCTGGGGACGGGCGACAGCGGCCCGGTGGTCATCCACAACAAGGCGGACGCGTCCGGCCGGCTGCGCGTCGAGACCATCGGGCACGCCGAGGTGAAGGGCGGCGGGGCGCTCGGCCGCGACCCCAGGCAGTCCGGCGAGATCCGCGAGGTCCGCATCGACGGTGCCACCACCCGGCTGTCGACCGAGGGCTACGTCTACCTGCCGCCGCAGTACTTCCAGCCGGAGTACGAGCAGACGCAGTTCCCCGCACTGGTCGTCAGCACCGGCTTCCCCGGCATCGCCAAGAACCTGGTGACCCGGCTGAACTACCCGGGCGCGGCGCTCAAGCTGCTCCAGGAGGGCCGGATGCAGCCGACCGTGCTGGTGCTGGTCCGCCCCTCGCCCGCACTGCCGCAGGACACCGAGTGCGAGGACATCCCGGGCGGCGCCCAGTCCGAGACGTACTTCACCAAGGACGTGCCCTCGGCGATCCAGGCGACCTACCGGGTCTCCGCCGACCCGCGGGCGTGGGCGTTCATGGGCAACTCGACCGGCGGCTACTGCGCGCTCAAGCTGGCCATGCGCCACCCGGAGGTCTACCCGACCGCCGTCTCGCTCTCCGGCTACTACCAGGCCGCGGAGGACCCGACCACCGGGGACCTCTTCAAGGGCAGCGAGCAGCGGCGCAACGAGGCGGACCTGATGTGGCGCCTCAAGAACCTCCCGCAGCCCGGGGTCGCCGTCCTGCTGGCCGGCACCAAGGAGGGCGACGGCAACTACCGGCGCGAGACGGAGGCGTTCGTGGCCGCCGTGCGCAGCCCGATGAAGGTCTCCTACAGCATGCTGGAGACCGGCGGCCACAACTTCGAGACCTGGAGCAAGCTGCTCCCGTCCTCGCTGGAGTGGATCTCCCAGCGCCTGGTGGTGCCGGGCCGGTCGTCCGACCAGCCGGTCTGACCGGTCCCGGCCGGCACCTCGGGGGACCGGCCCGCACCTCGGGGGACCGGCCCGACGGGCCTCAGGCCACGGACTGCAGCGTGCCGGTGTGCAGCTCGCCGACCCGGCCGCCCTCGC from Kitasatospora sp. NBC_00458 includes:
- a CDS encoding LLM class flavin-dependent oxidoreductase; the protein is MASEVLWYIIPREGHYPWEPAGRRPVDLRYLQQLAGSVERLGYTGALLATDLYDVWDLGNALAAATTPAFKPLLAVHPGLVSPTLLAKMALSFDHLHGGRLRFNVVNGSTAQLREYGLNVEHDDRYRLSAEYWSIVKRLTAGEVFDHKGEFYDLTNAGASLRELTPVQPGGIPLWFGGSSAAGIEMAAQHVDVYLTWGEPPHLLKEKLDLVRERAAAHGRTLRIGLRLHLIVRDTEDEAWAAADRLLDVTSEATYARQLGGARGEDGVGWQRQFRQHGGKVPARARELEAYPNLWPGMSLFRPGPGTAVVGSTAQVVERLQEFESLGVDTFILSGNPLLEEAHRVAETVLPALGVNRR
- a CDS encoding aldo/keto reductase, producing MSYLAADDRYASMTYRRAGRSGVLLPAVSLGLWHNFGDAQPLDVQRAVLRRAFDRGITHFDLANNYGPPYGSAERNFGHLFAQDFRPYRDELFIASKAGYDMWPGPYGEGGGRKYLLASLDQSLGRMGLDYVDVFYSHRYDADTPLEETMGALDSAVRAGKALYAGISNYPAEQHREAVAILRELGTPVLMNQCAYSILNRYVEDGVLDAVGDTRTSLIAYSPLAQGLLTDRYLSGEVPAGSRMSVGHFLKEEALTGRKLDQLRALNKVAERRGQTLAQLALSWVLRDPRVVSVIIGASSVKQLDQNIDALAGGPLTAEELAEIDALSS
- a CDS encoding LLM class flavin-dependent oxidoreductase; translation: MRFTVSSLVSNGPDPVTGVQRTPYEKLHNVIDQAVTAERLGYDGYGVGERHGEPFLSPAPPVLLSAVAARTSTIRLFTTVTVLSVLDPVRVAEDYALVDQLSGGRLELIIGKGNDPRHFDLFGLPEERQWDALAENYGLLRRLWREEKVSWEGTTRPALTEVTTWPRPHQDPIPVWHGSATSTQSTDLAARYGDPLFSANSFHPLAKYKALVDHYRERWEHYGHAPEDARVGTGFGGLFIARRSQDAVEGFRPYWDALFASAAGRHNNSPFESLEDALERGSALVGSPQQVIDKIHRYHEAFGNEVVGIGVDALTEEVQHEQLELFASEVAPVVRRELPSVRP
- a CDS encoding TetR/AcrR family transcriptional regulator, which codes for MATQDRLIESTQELLWERGYVGTSPKAIQQHAGVGQGSMYHHFDGKPDLAAAALRRSAEQMRAVAEADLAGPGTAYERIAAYLHRERDVLRGCRIGRMAQDPEVVADPRLRAPVEETFTWLRGRIAEVIAEGREAGELHSAADPADTAAAVVAVVQGGYVLARAAESAEPFERAVRGALALLAAHRTG
- a CDS encoding DUF4865 family protein; its protein translation is MHAMQYEITLPADYDMAIVRRRIAAKGHLLDDHPGLGLKAYLVRERGLDGSPVNQYAPFYLWRTHEGMNGFLWGPGFRGLSADFGRPAVRHWLGAGLRRGTAPGTPATATRQLDRIPEGADPAEAVERALAGLPDHPGLHTAAVAVDPSRWELLRIALWRGAAPEDVPGTRYRVHHLSGPELDRLPAGRHW
- a CDS encoding carboxymuconolactone decarboxylase family protein; translation: MATADHAPADHLPADHPPAGDAPADPGRTGLTPAALDRAAGYALLDRLADPRTRAGTLGPLDELAPGFPDWIVTALFGGTYQRPGLTLRDRQVANLAALTALGGVEPQLADHVRNSLRIGLTREEVTEVLVHLAPYVGVPKALAGLRVAAATFAEAGAEARTDTDAGTGADTESGAGAEAGAGSRTGVGAA
- a CDS encoding phosphotriesterase family protein, which gives rise to MNTVRPSVRTVLGDIDPADLGTCDAHDHLFLRSPRLPGEELDDPAAAGSVLRTFAAAGGRAMVQWTPYGMGRRADALADLSRASGVHLVAATGLHQAVHYDPVELERRYDGLAELFTAELTTGLRGAPAGVRAGLVKVAGDYHGLGPHTRRVMAAAAEAHHATGAPIAVHHELGTAAPEVLDLLCGGHGVDPRRVILGHLNRHPDLRLHRDLAASGAFLALDGPSRANHATDHHLFDTVAALVEDGRADQVLLGGDTTTGSARHAPGPAHLLTALAPRLSREFGRELPERILVDNPARAFAAEWRLRGG
- a CDS encoding SDR family NAD(P)-dependent oxidoreductase — encoded protein: MERFTGRNVLVTGGGSGIGRATVHRILAEGGRVVAVDVNEDGLKGTLERAASDGTAGRLTTAALDVSDEAAVRTGVAGAVAGLGGLDVLVNAAGILRSSHTHETGLDFWNRLIAVNLTGTFLMTREALPALLAGGRGVVVNFSSTSATFAHPYMAAYAATKGGIQSFTHAIAAEYAGRGLRAVCVAPGSIDSGMTNDPGLPADADLGLLAKLSPALGRGFAGPETVAGVIAMLASEDGAFVTGTEIRIDGGTHM
- a CDS encoding TetR family transcriptional regulator; the encoded protein is MTGRPTLNQRRREITRLEIARAAAALFAARGAEATTAEEVAHASGISLRTFYRYFSEKEDAVAPLLAAGGERWVRLFADGSAGLPVREALERSAAESLTPPDADAVEAMQWTRDLLRDPRLASVWQRVHADSEERLRAAIAARCPQGTDALEIRLAAAAATTAIRVALEQWAASGAAPTGPGSPRELGARCMRELTAGLGLWARVS
- a CDS encoding alpha/beta hydrolase, with amino-acid sequence MGLTSHKVLALTVLIAVAAMAGTVWLWPRLSKRTWQAVLGRIGALCATQLTVLAALGLVANNYFAFYSSWDDLLGTGDSGPVVIHNKADASGRLRVETIGHAEVKGGGALGRDPRQSGEIREVRIDGATTRLSTEGYVYLPPQYFQPEYEQTQFPALVVSTGFPGIAKNLVTRLNYPGAALKLLQEGRMQPTVLVLVRPSPALPQDTECEDIPGGAQSETYFTKDVPSAIQATYRVSADPRAWAFMGNSTGGYCALKLAMRHPEVYPTAVSLSGYYQAAEDPTTGDLFKGSEQRRNEADLMWRLKNLPQPGVAVLLAGTKEGDGNYRRETEAFVAAVRSPMKVSYSMLETGGHNFETWSKLLPSSLEWISQRLVVPGRSSDQPV